Proteins encoded together in one Terriglobus saanensis SP1PR4 window:
- a CDS encoding glycosyltransferase family 4 protein, with amino-acid sequence MKILIDATGVQKEKAGVGVYAKNLLDHLTCNAGDLEFFILAQDDDRELDFGGRPQITMLWVPARFFRVLALRFLLEQIYLPFLLLKLKIQVVHSLHYAFPLITFGTRRVVTFHDMTFFTMPEVHERIKIIYFRTFMRASIRMVDQMIFVSRSALEDCTVLLGLPHGHASVIPHGKGEEFRSDYPASRLRAVREKYGLKERFVLYIGTIEPRKNLSRLVEAFAGIARLDSEIQLVIAGKMGWKAEGLFARIEQLELASGIVFTGFIAEEDKAPLLAACTVFVYPSLYEGFGLPALEALACGAPTITSNTSSLPEVVGKAALLVDPTSIEDLQAALERVLSSADLQGELRQAGPERASHFTWEKTASLTAQVYRSRKSQ; translated from the coding sequence ATGAAGATTCTTATTGATGCTACCGGAGTTCAAAAGGAAAAAGCCGGTGTTGGCGTATATGCCAAAAACCTGCTGGATCATCTCACCTGTAATGCGGGAGATCTCGAATTCTTCATCCTTGCGCAGGATGATGACCGGGAACTGGACTTTGGCGGACGCCCGCAGATAACGATGCTCTGGGTTCCGGCTCGCTTCTTTCGTGTTCTGGCCCTTCGCTTTCTTCTCGAACAGATCTATCTTCCATTTCTTTTGCTCAAACTGAAAATTCAGGTCGTCCATTCCCTCCATTACGCTTTTCCTCTGATTACGTTTGGAACGCGGCGTGTAGTCACCTTCCATGACATGACTTTTTTCACCATGCCAGAAGTCCACGAAAGGATCAAAATTATTTACTTTCGTACCTTCATGCGGGCGTCGATCCGTATGGTGGATCAGATGATTTTTGTATCGCGATCAGCATTGGAAGACTGTACTGTTCTCCTCGGGTTACCACACGGCCACGCCTCTGTCATTCCTCATGGAAAGGGAGAGGAGTTCCGATCTGACTATCCTGCTTCACGCCTCCGAGCGGTACGGGAAAAGTACGGCTTGAAAGAGCGATTCGTACTCTATATTGGCACGATCGAACCTAGAAAAAATCTTTCTCGACTTGTCGAAGCGTTTGCCGGGATTGCGCGTCTCGACTCGGAGATTCAGTTGGTCATCGCTGGGAAAATGGGATGGAAGGCTGAAGGCCTCTTCGCCCGGATCGAGCAGTTGGAGCTGGCCTCCGGCATCGTCTTCACGGGCTTCATCGCAGAAGAGGATAAAGCTCCCCTTCTTGCTGCGTGCACGGTGTTTGTTTATCCTTCACTCTATGAAGGCTTTGGACTTCCCGCCCTTGAAGCGCTGGCGTGCGGCGCACCTACAATTACCAGCAACACCTCTTCACTTCCCGAAGTAGTTGGTAAAGCCGCGCTTTTAGTGGACCCAACCAGCATAGAAGATCTACAGGCTGCCTTGGAGCGAGTTCTGTCCAGCGCAGATTTGCAAGGAGAGCTTCGCCAAGCGGGACCAGAACGAGCCTCTCATTTCACCTGGGAAAAAACGGCATCTCTTACTGCCCAGGTCTATCGTTCCCGCAAATCGCAATAG